The genomic DNA CGGCGGGGGACGACAGTTGGGGGCGAGCCACTCCCAGTCGCCTGACGTGGTCTTCGCCCACTTCCCCGGCCTCAAGGTGGTCGCCCCGGGCACGCCAGCCGACGCCAAAGGGCTTCTGAAGGCCGCCATCCGTGAGGACGATCCCGTCCTCTTCATCGAGCACGCCACCCTCTACCAGGTGCGCGGCGAGGTCCCCGACGATGAGGACTACCTGGTGCCCATCGGCGTGTCCGATGTGAAGCGAGAGGGGCGGGACGTGACCATCGTCTCCTACTCCAAGATGCTGCAGATCTCCCTGGAGGCGGCCGAGCGGCTGGTGCAGGAGGGGATCGAGGCCGAGGTGATCGATCTGCGATCGCTCCGCCCGCTGGATACGCGCCCCATCATCGAGTCCGTGCAGAGGACGAACCGGGTGGTGGTCGTCGAGGAGGGCTGGCGCTCCTACGGCGTGGGGGCCGAGATCGCCAGCCGGGTGATGGAGCTGGCCTTCGACTCCCTCGACGCGCCGGTGCGTCGCGTCGCCCAGGCGGAGGTGCCGTTGCCCTATAACCGTCGGCTCGAGCAGATGGCGCTCCCCCAGGTCGACGATGTGGTGCGCGCCGTGAAGGATGTTCTGTATCTGTGAGGAGGAGGCGTTGTCGTGGCTGAAGTGATCACCATGCCCAAGTTAGGCTTTGATATGGCGGAAGGCACCTTGATCGAGTGGGTCAAAGGGGAGGGGGACGAGGTCGGAGAGGACGACGTCATCGCCATCATCGAGACGGATAAAGCCAGCGTGGAGGTCCCCGCGCTTCGCTCCGGGGTGCTGCGCGCGCTGCTGGTGAAGGAGGGGCAGACGGTTCCCGTC from Chloroflexota bacterium includes the following:
- a CDS encoding alpha-ketoacid dehydrogenase subunit beta, with product MARMTFREAISQALREEMYRDERVFIMGEEVGRWGGTYAVTRGFLDEFGEKRVRDTPIAEGVIVGAAAGAAIAGLRPVAEIMTINFAFLAMDQIVNHVAKLHYMFDGQITCPVVIRTVGGGGRQLGASHSQSPDVVFAHFPGLKVVAPGTPADAKGLLKAAIREDDPVLFIEHATLYQVRGEVPDDEDYLVPIGVSDVKREGRDVTIVSYSKMLQISLEAAERLVQEGIEAEVIDLRSLRPLDTRPIIESVQRTNRVVVVEEGWRSYGVGAEIASRVMELAFDSLDAPVRRVAQAEVPLPYNRRLEQMALPQVDDVVRAVKDVLYL